From a single Solanum dulcamara chromosome 4, daSolDulc1.2, whole genome shotgun sequence genomic region:
- the LOC129885208 gene encoding uncharacterized protein C594.04c-like: MATHSNFKNGLIAFLATFPSILFYLSFLYNHNEDHYSLWNWCNNHPILLANILFFLNVNVLFWFIALLQSSLHWMIGLYWMVIPVMLLHFYANHPMAQYNQLRSWIVTILTWIWSIRMIHSYFRRENWQLGGKQDWRYTDMSNQYGKNWWWISFFVIYLSQQVLQMGICLPLYIVHSIDKPLNFLDFVAIAICFSGVTIAFYADTELHNFINKNQKLKQLGQPMVPILDKGLWCYSRHPNYLGEQLWWWGLALFGWNLGKNWIFIGALINSICLGYVTMLVEKKMVRENYRADAYKLYQRNTFVWIPWFNFSSNAKDKKKN; this comes from the exons ATGGCTACTCATAGCAATTTCAAGAATGGCCTGATTGCATTTTTAGCCACTTTTCCTTCTATTCTTTTCTACCTTTCTTTCCTATATAATCACAATGAAGATCACTATTCATTATGGAATTGGTGCAATAACCATCCAATTTTACTGGCAAATATCCTGTTTTTCCTCAATGTCAATGTCCTCTTTTGGTTTATTGCTCTTCTTCAATCAAGCCTTCATTGG ATGATAGGTTTGTACTGGATGGTGATTCCAGTAATGTTGTTACATTTCTATGCCAATCATCCCATGGCACAATACAATCAATTGAGGTCATGGATTGTGACAATTTTGACATGGATTTGGAGTATTAGGATGATTCATAGCTACTTCAGAAGGGAAAATTGGCAGTTGGGAGGTAAGCAAGATTGGAGATATACAGATATGAGCAACCAGTATGGAAAGAATTGGTGGTGGATCTCCTTCTTTGTTATTTATCTCTCTCAGCAG GTTTTACAGATGGGGATATGCTTGCCTCTATATATTGTCCATTCAATAGATAAGCCATTGAATTTTTTGGATTTCGTTGCCATCGCCATCTGTTTCTCTGGCGTTACAATCGCCTTTTATGCGGATACAGAGCTCCACAATTTCATCAACAAAAATCAGAAACTGAAACAACTTGGCCAGCCAATGGTTCCAATTCTTGACAAAGGCCTTTGGTGTTACTCAAGACATCCAAATTATTTAGGTGAACAATTGTGGTGGTGGGGATTGGCCTTATTTGGATGGAATTTGGGCAAAAATTGGATCTTTATTGGTGCACTTATAAATAGCATTTGTTTGGGATATGTCACTATGCTTGTGGAGAAGAAAATGGTTAGAGAAAACTATAGAGCAGATGCATATAAGCTCTACCAAAGGAATACATTTGTGTGGATTCCATGGTTCAACTTTTCCTCAAATGCAAAAGATAAGAAGAAAAATTGA